A DNA window from Paenibacillus sp. HWE-109 contains the following coding sequences:
- a CDS encoding heavy metal-binding domain-containing protein encodes MIITTTAIVEGSFPQYIGVATGEVIMGSNVGRDILI; translated from the coding sequence TTGATTATTACAACAACTGCTATCGTTGAAGGTTCGTTCCCGCAGTATATCGGCGTTGCAACCGGTGAAGTCATCATGGGTTCTAATGTCGGGAGAGATATTCTCATTTAG
- a CDS encoding LacI family DNA-binding transcriptional regulator: MTTIKDIAHKSGVSVATVSYVLNNTRWVHEEKRKRVLEAISELNYVPNAVARGLRVQKSKAISFVVSDITNPFYPDLAKACEDVAQTKGFTINILNTDDKPDRTQLALNQVREGKVDGIIVTSALEQDREHFLKFMEQGYVLVLANRFIKGLQVDSVVADNFNGAVMATNHLNQLGHQKIAFMPGITGSSITESRMNGYVKAMADAGLTIYPEWLTSGGARYSGSYDTTKFLLGLPEEKRPTAILSLTDIGALGVLDAATDLGVSVPGDLAVIGFDDLFISGTRSIQLTTVSIPRYEMGNMATTLLLDRLEKTAKPEFQEIVLPVQLIVRKTCGKQK, from the coding sequence ATGACGACAATTAAAGATATCGCTCACAAGTCAGGTGTTTCGGTTGCCACCGTATCCTACGTTCTCAATAATACGCGTTGGGTTCATGAAGAGAAACGCAAACGTGTTTTGGAAGCGATTTCTGAATTGAACTATGTGCCCAATGCGGTAGCCAGAGGTTTGCGGGTACAGAAGAGCAAGGCGATCAGTTTTGTTGTTTCGGATATTACGAACCCGTTCTATCCCGATTTGGCCAAGGCATGCGAGGATGTGGCTCAAACCAAAGGTTTCACCATCAATATTTTGAATACAGATGATAAACCTGACCGAACACAACTTGCGCTTAACCAAGTAAGAGAAGGGAAAGTGGATGGGATAATCGTCACTTCCGCTTTGGAACAGGATAGAGAACATTTTCTGAAATTTATGGAGCAAGGTTATGTGCTTGTGCTCGCAAACCGCTTTATAAAGGGGCTTCAAGTGGACTCCGTTGTGGCGGATAATTTCAATGGTGCTGTCATGGCTACAAATCATCTAAACCAGCTTGGACACCAAAAGATTGCTTTCATGCCCGGTATTACCGGATCTTCCATTACGGAGAGCAGAATGAATGGCTATGTGAAAGCGATGGCAGATGCTGGGTTAACGATCTATCCGGAATGGTTGACTTCGGGAGGGGCAAGATATTCAGGAAGCTACGATACAACGAAATTTCTACTAGGCCTTCCCGAAGAGAAGAGACCCACGGCTATCCTTAGCTTGACTGACATTGGTGCGCTGGGTGTGCTGGATGCAGCAACTGATCTTGGTGTATCAGTCCCGGGAGATTTGGCGGTTATTGGATTTGATGATTTGTTTATATCCGGGACACGCAGTATTCAATTAACGACAGTTAGTATTCCCAGGTACGAAATGGGGAACATGGCTACTACTTTGCTTTTGGATAGATTGGAAAAGACGGCAAAGCCAGAATTTCAGGAAATAGTGCTTCCTGTACAATTAATTGTTCGTAAAACCTGCGGTAAACAGAAATAA
- a CDS encoding winged helix-turn-helix transcriptional regulator: protein MVYNIPVEATLDVIGGKWKVVIMCHLIKGEKRTSELKKLMCGITQKMLTQQLRELEQDGVLQRTIYNQIPPKVVYSLTEYGWSLRPILDAMCAWGELHVELTQSRNVLVEK, encoded by the coding sequence ATGGTATATAATATTCCCGTTGAAGCAACACTTGATGTTATCGGCGGTAAATGGAAAGTGGTTATCATGTGTCATTTAATCAAGGGAGAGAAACGTACTAGCGAGCTGAAAAAATTGATGTGTGGCATTACGCAAAAGATGCTTACCCAACAATTGCGTGAACTGGAACAGGACGGCGTTTTGCAACGAACAATTTATAACCAGATACCGCCCAAAGTGGTGTACTCTCTAACAGAATATGGATGGTCGCTTAGACCCATTCTCGATGCGATGTGTGCATGGGGGGAACTGCATGTTGAGCTAACTCAGAGTAGGAATGTACTCGTCGAGAAATGA
- a CDS encoding glycoside hydrolase family 130 protein, whose protein sequence is MTLPVIGLLTSSQVIRRHPLNPILDAEKVPYPTALVFNAGVTKFNGKYVMVFRNDYGSLREQRLEPFSTTDLGIAYSQDGIHWEVGPKPCFKMNDEENIRAYDPRLTVIDGRCYMCFAVDTKHGIRGGIAVTDDFEHFEVLSLSTPDLRNMVLFPEKIGGNYVRLERPFTVYSRGGIDRFDTWISESPDFVYWGNSNLLLAVEQVPFANDKIGPAAPPIRTDKGWLTTFHAVDIDPSRGKNGWEPAWKKRYTAGLMLLDLDNPKKVIGLYQDPLLAPETSYETDGGFRNHVIFPGGMIHEPTGEVKIYYGSADAVVCLATAHVDDLVQLCLK, encoded by the coding sequence ATGACATTACCGGTCATAGGTCTATTAACATCAAGCCAGGTTATCCGGCGCCATCCATTAAATCCGATCTTGGACGCTGAGAAAGTTCCCTATCCGACGGCACTTGTATTTAATGCTGGCGTAACGAAGTTCAACGGCAAGTATGTTATGGTCTTTCGAAATGATTACGGCTCTCTTCGTGAGCAAAGGCTGGAACCATTCTCAACGACGGACTTGGGAATCGCCTACAGTCAGGATGGCATCCATTGGGAGGTTGGTCCGAAGCCTTGTTTTAAAATGAACGATGAAGAAAATATCCGCGCCTACGATCCACGGCTAACGGTTATTGATGGACGATGCTATATGTGCTTTGCCGTCGATACCAAGCATGGCATTCGCGGTGGCATAGCGGTTACCGATGATTTTGAACATTTTGAAGTGTTGAGCCTGTCGACACCTGATCTTCGGAATATGGTCCTTTTTCCTGAAAAAATTGGCGGTAACTATGTTCGTTTGGAGCGCCCATTCACAGTCTATAGTCGAGGCGGCATAGACCGCTTCGATACATGGATTTCGGAGTCGCCAGATTTCGTTTACTGGGGAAATTCGAATTTGCTGCTGGCTGTGGAACAAGTACCTTTCGCTAATGATAAAATAGGCCCAGCGGCGCCACCCATCCGAACAGATAAGGGATGGCTAACGACATTCCATGCCGTAGATATCGACCCTTCTAGAGGCAAGAATGGGTGGGAGCCTGCTTGGAAAAAAAGATATACAGCCGGCCTCATGCTGCTGGATCTAGACAATCCCAAAAAGGTAATCGGTTTGTACCAAGATCCTTTGCTTGCTCCGGAAACCAGTTACGAAACGGATGGCGGGTTTCGGAATCATGTAATTTTCCCTGGTGGCATGATTCATGAGCCTACAGGAGAAGTCAAAATATACTATGGTTCTGCGGATGCGGTCGTCTGTCTTGCAACAGCACACGTGGATGATCTAGTTCAATTATGCTTGAAATAG
- a CDS encoding MFS transporter — protein MSQSIAQSASNHKVAPKSGTWALLALAISAFGIGTTEFVPVGLLASIADDLNIGITLAGLLISGYAIGVAVGAPILTALTNRMSRKSLLMLLMVVFIIGNAVAALSPSFEILLIARFITAFSHGVFFSIGATIAVQLVSPEKKASAIALMFTGLTIAIVTGVPLGTFIGQAFGWRATFWGVALLGVIAIISSSALIPKNLKQSPPAKISDMIKLLTNGRLLLGFLITAFGYGGTFVAFTYLTPLLHDVTGLSQGFINILLIAYGITVAFGNSVGGKLANKNPIRALFWMFIIQAAVLVLLTFLVPFKIAGVIGVLLMGLLAFMNVPGLQLYVVQLAEKYVPSAVDVASALNIAAFNVGIAVGSIIGAVVIDSLGLIHTPWIGALMVVIAIILSGISAKLERK, from the coding sequence ATGAGCCAATCTATTGCACAATCAGCGTCTAACCATAAAGTCGCGCCAAAGTCAGGAACGTGGGCTCTTCTTGCCCTAGCGATCAGCGCATTCGGAATCGGAACAACAGAGTTTGTTCCCGTAGGTTTGCTTGCTTCCATCGCTGATGATTTAAACATCGGTATCACACTGGCTGGTCTGCTTATCTCGGGCTACGCCATCGGGGTCGCAGTCGGAGCTCCTATCCTAACCGCTCTCACAAATCGCATGAGCCGCAAGTCACTGCTCATGCTGCTGATGGTTGTCTTCATCATCGGAAATGCTGTCGCCGCTCTCTCCCCTTCATTTGAAATACTTCTTATAGCACGTTTCATCACTGCCTTCTCGCATGGTGTCTTCTTCTCCATTGGAGCAACCATCGCAGTGCAGCTAGTATCTCCTGAGAAGAAGGCCAGTGCCATTGCCCTCATGTTCACAGGTTTAACTATCGCTATTGTTACTGGTGTTCCTCTCGGAACATTTATCGGCCAGGCATTTGGCTGGAGAGCTACGTTCTGGGGAGTTGCCTTGCTGGGTGTTATTGCAATCATTTCCAGCTCCGCACTCATTCCCAAAAATTTGAAGCAATCTCCTCCTGCCAAAATATCGGATATGATCAAACTTCTTACAAATGGTCGCCTGCTGCTCGGCTTTCTGATCACAGCATTCGGTTACGGCGGAACATTTGTTGCCTTCACTTATTTAACACCGCTGCTGCACGATGTGACTGGCTTAAGCCAAGGATTTATTAACATCCTATTGATCGCATATGGTATTACGGTGGCGTTTGGTAATTCCGTTGGAGGTAAATTAGCCAACAAAAACCCGATTCGCGCGCTATTCTGGATGTTTATTATTCAAGCGGCCGTTCTCGTTCTGTTGACATTCCTTGTTCCATTTAAAATCGCTGGCGTAATTGGCGTCTTATTAATGGGCTTGCTAGCCTTCATGAATGTGCCTGGTCTTCAGCTGTACGTCGTTCAACTCGCTGAGAAGTACGTGCCTTCAGCAGTCGATGTAGCTTCCGCACTCAATATTGCGGCTTTCAATGTCGGTATTGCGGTTGGTTCAATCATCGGCGCGGTTGTTATCGACTCTCTTGGACTTATTCATACCCCTTGGATTGGTGCTCTCATGGTTGTCATTGCCATCATACTCAGCGGCATTTCTGCCAAACTTGAACGCAAATAA
- a CDS encoding TIGR03571 family LLM class oxidoreductase, with product MFDHHHTYQRMYREGELTLGLHIPLENYQMNRPTMAQQVEMAQAAEAYGFTTLWLRDVILEDPNFGDPAVGQIYDILIYGTHLLSQTTHIAIGTSALVLPLHQPLRLAKQVATIEALFPERLIMGISSGDRRADCKGLGVDHPSRGTQFREALSYLEKALYEHYPVIDSIYGKIEQATLVPKLKQKIPTMVTGFAQQDLNWLGLNGDGWMYYPQTPLRQLEAITAWRDSAARQHKHAFRPFSMPMHLDLAENPDEEASPIRLGFRIGRNRLIELLKTYQDIGVNHLFFALFDSLRPANEVIQELGEYVLPHFPPHQTDNNIL from the coding sequence ATGTTTGATCATCATCATACCTATCAACGAATGTATAGAGAAGGCGAATTAACGCTTGGTCTCCATATTCCATTAGAAAATTATCAAATGAATAGACCAACAATGGCTCAACAAGTCGAAATGGCTCAGGCAGCTGAAGCTTACGGATTTACTACACTATGGCTCAGAGATGTTATCTTGGAGGATCCCAATTTCGGAGATCCTGCTGTCGGCCAAATTTATGATATTCTGATTTACGGCACGCACCTGCTCAGTCAGACAACACATATTGCCATTGGAACATCTGCACTGGTTCTGCCTCTTCACCAACCATTGAGACTGGCCAAGCAGGTTGCAACGATTGAAGCCCTTTTCCCGGAACGGCTCATTATGGGGATATCCTCCGGAGATAGAAGGGCTGACTGCAAAGGTCTTGGCGTCGATCATCCGAGCCGCGGTACACAGTTCCGTGAAGCACTTTCTTATCTCGAAAAGGCGCTCTATGAGCATTATCCTGTCATCGACTCCATCTATGGAAAGATCGAACAAGCCACACTGGTCCCAAAACTGAAACAGAAAATCCCGACTATGGTGACTGGCTTTGCACAGCAGGATCTCAATTGGCTCGGACTGAACGGCGATGGATGGATGTATTACCCACAAACGCCGCTGCGCCAGCTAGAAGCCATCACCGCATGGCGAGATTCAGCAGCTCGTCAACACAAGCATGCATTCCGTCCTTTCTCCATGCCCATGCATCTCGATTTAGCGGAGAATCCCGACGAAGAAGCCTCCCCCATTCGGCTTGGTTTTCGAATTGGACGGAACCGATTAATTGAATTATTAAAAACATACCAGGATATTGGTGTGAATCATCTTTTCTTTGCCCTATTTGATAGCCTTCGTCCCGCAAACGAGGTTATACAAGAACTTGGAGAATATGTGCTGCCGCACTTTCCACCGCATCAGACCGATAATAATATTTTATGA
- a CDS encoding M13-type metalloendopeptidase encodes MKTKLRNSSYYLSSPLFENNRFIQAIITKSNFAKIDQPIDRDEWRMAANVANASYQPLTNTITFPAAALQAPFYDKNQSASRNYGGIGTIIAHEISHAFDTNGAKYDEVGNMVNWWTAEDHKKFEAKAKAVVDQYNKVEYLGKKINGQMTVPENIADISGLKGALEATKKLSDANLEEFYKSWATIWRQKARPELEELLLTIDAHAPNKVRVNEVVANTDDFYSTFHVKEGDAMYIAPKDRITLW; translated from the coding sequence ATGAAAACCAAGCTTAGGAACAGCAGTTATTATCTCAGCAGCCCCTTATTTGAGAATAATCGATTCATACAAGCGATAATAACTAAAAGCAATTTTGCGAAAATCGATCAACCTATTGATCGAGATGAGTGGAGAATGGCCGCAAATGTTGCTAATGCGTCTTATCAACCGCTGACAAACACGATTACGTTCCCTGCGGCGGCCCTTCAAGCGCCATTTTATGATAAGAATCAAAGCGCAAGTCGGAATTATGGTGGTATAGGTACAATTATTGCGCACGAAATCTCACACGCCTTTGATACAAATGGAGCAAAATATGATGAGGTTGGAAATATGGTAAATTGGTGGACAGCAGAAGACCATAAGAAATTTGAAGCAAAAGCAAAGGCTGTTGTTGACCAATACAATAAAGTTGAGTATCTGGGCAAAAAAATCAATGGACAAATGACAGTACCGGAAAATATTGCGGACATTAGTGGACTAAAGGGTGCGCTTGAAGCGACAAAAAAATTATCAGATGCAAATCTTGAAGAGTTCTACAAGTCATGGGCGACCATTTGGAGACAGAAAGCTCGTCCTGAATTGGAAGAGTTACTATTAACAATCGATGCTCATGCACCAAATAAAGTTAGGGTTAATGAAGTTGTTGCTAATACCGATGACTTCTACTCAACATTTCATGTAAAAGAAGGCGATGCTATGTACATAGCCCCAAAGGACAGAATTACTCTTTGGTAA
- a CDS encoding glycoside hydrolase family 88/105 protein, with translation MKNDELYHMLSQVYSYMIQDHRGDWGMDIHQWDWVPGVGIIAIADYGSKLKQESVIRYALDWVEMNKDKADVKKTINSMAPFAVFPALYRATQQNWFLEKSREIVKWMIEEAPRTREGAFEHTVTENVEFQEQVWADTIYMAVLFLARYAGLTQDRKAAEEALQQTMLHLRLLQNPDTGMLYHGWNCEAGNHMSATQWNRANAWIMIAVPEIVMEIRSIIEIPDELYTRYSKLAIALCECQAEDGLWHTVLDRQDFYKETSGSAGIACGLIKAVKAGMLDASYLVVSRLTLESVLPLITSKGEVSGVSGGTAVKPAIEDYNRVRICPTLYGQGLTMQLLIESLIE, from the coding sequence ATGAAAAACGATGAGCTGTACCACATGCTCTCTCAGGTATATTCCTATATGATCCAGGATCATCGTGGTGACTGGGGGATGGATATCCATCAATGGGACTGGGTACCGGGTGTTGGCATCATTGCGATTGCAGATTATGGAAGTAAGCTGAAGCAAGAAAGTGTCATTCGTTATGCGCTGGATTGGGTTGAGATGAACAAGGATAAGGCGGATGTGAAGAAGACGATTAATTCCATGGCTCCATTCGCTGTCTTCCCTGCCTTATATCGTGCAACGCAACAAAACTGGTTTCTGGAAAAGTCACGGGAAATCGTGAAATGGATGATCGAGGAAGCGCCTCGGACGCGCGAGGGAGCCTTCGAGCACACCGTTACAGAGAACGTTGAGTTTCAGGAGCAAGTATGGGCCGACACGATCTATATGGCTGTTCTATTCCTAGCTCGATATGCTGGCTTAACACAAGATCGGAAGGCTGCGGAGGAAGCTCTTCAGCAAACGATGCTTCATCTTCGATTATTGCAGAACCCTGATACTGGGATGTTGTACCACGGTTGGAATTGCGAGGCAGGAAATCATATGTCAGCTACCCAGTGGAATCGTGCCAATGCGTGGATCATGATCGCGGTACCGGAAATTGTTATGGAAATAAGATCCATTATTGAGATTCCAGATGAGCTCTATACACGCTATTCGAAGCTTGCAATAGCACTGTGTGAATGTCAAGCAGAAGATGGTTTGTGGCATACCGTTCTGGATAGACAGGATTTCTACAAGGAAACGTCTGGTAGTGCCGGCATTGCTTGCGGTCTTATCAAAGCGGTCAAAGCAGGCATGCTGGATGCTTCTTATTTAGTAGTGAGTCGATTGACGCTGGAAAGCGTACTTCCGTTAATTACTTCCAAGGGAGAAGTAAGCGGTGTATCCGGAGGGACGGCGGTTAAGCCGGCCATTGAAGATTACAACCGTGTTCGGATATGTCCAACACTCTATGGGCAAGGCTTAACGATGCAATTGTTAATAGAGTCGCTGATAGAGTAA
- a CDS encoding zinc-dependent alcohol dehydrogenase, which yields MKAIVKEKSGYGNVALLNVQEPVCDSDSVKIEIKYTGICGTDLHIYHDTYKSNPPVILGHEFSGIITEVGKNVQRFQLGDKVTALPSTAVTCGTCIHCRTGNYMFCSKRKSLGSGVDGAFTKYVVVREDMVYRIPDHISLEEAALTEPLACAVKAIEELTPIHVGDSVLLSGPGPIGLICLALLVMKGCKVIVAGTTADASRLEIAKELGADVIVNVSEENLHEVIARETESQGVDVAVECAGAGPSVSSCLRALKKRGAYIQVGIVGKEITIDYDTILFKQLQLVASYAHSIETWERVMNIWKQNKIRLQPIITHKLALSQWKEAFEICEQKIGGKVLLSYDE from the coding sequence ATGAAAGCGATAGTGAAAGAAAAATCGGGCTACGGAAATGTCGCGTTACTGAATGTTCAAGAACCTGTTTGTGATTCTGACTCTGTAAAAATTGAAATTAAGTACACGGGTATTTGCGGTACAGACTTGCATATTTATCACGACACTTATAAAAGCAATCCGCCTGTCATACTAGGCCATGAGTTCTCGGGAATCATTACGGAAGTAGGTAAAAACGTACAGCGTTTTCAGCTTGGCGATAAAGTGACAGCGCTTCCTTCGACGGCTGTAACCTGTGGAACCTGTATACATTGCCGGACTGGAAACTATATGTTTTGCTCGAAACGAAAATCCCTGGGATCAGGTGTAGATGGGGCTTTTACGAAATATGTGGTGGTTCGTGAAGATATGGTTTATCGAATTCCGGATCATATCTCGCTTGAGGAGGCCGCTTTAACCGAACCGCTGGCTTGTGCAGTCAAAGCAATTGAAGAATTAACGCCTATCCATGTAGGAGATTCCGTTTTGCTCTCAGGTCCTGGTCCTATTGGTCTGATCTGTTTAGCTTTGCTCGTTATGAAAGGGTGCAAGGTCATCGTGGCAGGGACGACCGCAGATGCTTCAAGACTTGAAATTGCCAAGGAACTTGGAGCTGACGTCATTGTCAATGTTAGCGAAGAAAACCTGCACGAAGTGATTGCAAGAGAAACGGAGTCCCAAGGGGTTGATGTTGCGGTGGAGTGTGCGGGAGCAGGGCCATCCGTATCAAGCTGTTTGCGGGCACTTAAGAAAAGAGGCGCCTACATTCAAGTTGGGATTGTGGGGAAAGAGATCACCATTGATTATGACACCATTCTGTTTAAACAACTACAATTAGTTGCTTCTTATGCGCATTCTATCGAAACATGGGAGCGTGTAATGAACATATGGAAACAAAACAAAATACGTTTGCAGCCGATCATTACGCATAAGCTTGCTTTAAGTCAGTGGAAGGAGGCGTTTGAAATCTGCGAGCAGAAAATCGGTGGAAAAGTGCTTTTATCATACGATGAATAA
- a CDS encoding RNA polymerase sigma factor produces the protein MAIPVVQETFVKAFRHIDELSDENIQQAWLAVTSRNAAIDVYRKRYRRLEIMGDWTELQTGTARRDIEMFAEKEYIRELLLHIKPLHRQALLLIYKNGLTYEQLACIQKSSVNTVKARTHRAKLKLRSMIQVEIVR, from the coding sequence TTGGCTATACCAGTGGTGCAAGAAACCTTTGTAAAAGCATTTCGTCATATCGACGAGTTAAGCGATGAGAACATCCAGCAAGCTTGGTTAGCAGTTACGTCCAGAAATGCGGCAATCGATGTGTACAGGAAACGTTATCGACGGTTGGAAATCATGGGCGATTGGACAGAATTGCAAACTGGAACGGCTAGAAGGGATATTGAAATGTTTGCGGAAAAGGAGTACATTCGTGAATTGCTTCTTCATATAAAGCCCTTGCACAGACAGGCCCTATTGCTTATTTATAAAAACGGCTTAACATATGAACAGCTTGCTTGTATTCAAAAGTCCTCTGTCAACACGGTGAAAGCAAGGACGCATCGGGCAAAACTAAAATTGAGATCCATGATTCAAGTAGAAATTGTTCGATAG
- a CDS encoding PrsW family intramembrane metalloprotease gives MEMNIKTSTQPSQARRRILLSLLAAAAWLVGIVWVSSQIGVGGIFVGLPVSVLVTLPMVGVFVWLGRWKQEPAQRLLPAFVWGAAGATFLSLVSQEGLLSLLNAKVGTDFTSWFQPLVITPVTEEVFKGLFLIWLLIYCRRHIIGLLDGVIYGGFVGAGFAFTEQILYFGKIITQFAGSNPTDSGAAGLLIAGLALRALFVPFMHSFLVAIFGLGIAAAAGQRHRSAQVGFAGVGLVFAVALHGVWDWAALAGKDPLMLYKIYAAVMVPLFLSMVILALVLRRRQGRAVVTAMPILARDGEILAHEVVSLSSLKQRRQLRRNTRRRYGRPAARAIGRYQAEVSALGIMTLRAETTGNRDGLAEQANAVEDARSTMPESGLRR, from the coding sequence ATGGAAATGAACATAAAAACTTCAACACAACCTAGCCAAGCACGGAGGCGGATTCTCTTATCTCTCTTGGCAGCTGCAGCGTGGCTCGTTGGAATCGTCTGGGTCAGTTCACAGATTGGGGTAGGCGGGATATTCGTCGGGCTGCCCGTGTCCGTGCTGGTCACTCTGCCAATGGTGGGCGTGTTCGTATGGCTCGGCCGATGGAAACAAGAACCGGCGCAGCGGCTGCTCCCCGCGTTTGTGTGGGGGGCGGCTGGCGCTACGTTTCTCTCGCTCGTATCCCAAGAAGGCCTTCTGTCCCTCCTGAATGCCAAGGTCGGCACCGACTTCACTTCGTGGTTTCAGCCTCTTGTAATCACCCCGGTCACCGAGGAAGTATTCAAAGGACTCTTCCTGATCTGGCTGCTGATCTACTGCCGCCGGCACATCATTGGGCTGCTTGATGGTGTCATCTATGGTGGATTTGTCGGCGCGGGTTTCGCATTCACCGAGCAGATCCTGTACTTCGGCAAGATAATCACCCAGTTCGCAGGCAGCAATCCGACTGATAGTGGTGCGGCCGGCTTGCTGATCGCCGGTCTCGCTCTCCGAGCGCTGTTTGTGCCATTCATGCATTCATTCCTGGTCGCGATCTTCGGACTCGGGATCGCTGCGGCCGCGGGCCAGCGCCATCGTAGCGCGCAAGTTGGTTTTGCTGGCGTTGGTCTGGTGTTCGCAGTCGCGCTGCACGGGGTGTGGGATTGGGCGGCACTCGCAGGCAAAGACCCGCTTATGCTCTACAAGATTTACGCCGCCGTGATGGTTCCGCTGTTCCTCTCGATGGTGATCCTTGCGCTTGTGCTTCGACGTCGTCAGGGGAGAGCCGTCGTCACCGCGATGCCGATTCTCGCCCGCGATGGGGAGATATTGGCTCATGAAGTTGTGTCACTCTCTTCACTGAAGCAGCGTCGGCAATTGCGCAGGAATACGCGTAGGCGTTATGGCCGACCCGCCGCCCGCGCAATTGGCCGTTACCAGGCAGAAGTGAGTGCGCTCGGGATCATGACCCTGCGCGCTGAGACGACGGGAAACCGTGATGGTCTCGCAGAACAGGCCAACGCTGTCGAAGATGCCAGATCGACGATGCCCGAGAGCGGGCTCAGACGCTGA